In the Oscarella lobularis chromosome 14, ooOscLobu1.1, whole genome shotgun sequence genome, one interval contains:
- the LOC136195731 gene encoding ubiquitin carboxyl-terminal hydrolase 9X-like isoform X1, whose translation MKVSGGGDPNSQEGGGQNASDSGGGDGSRLNVSGGLPPLREDEESGGGGGGGGGGEIERSVPPDQPPPYESVVAADERPPSSPPPSTTENVGEADFPVKVLQKLDDSLNRTKWIVPVTPRGDLEVLLLAAIQLCKRGLDSQSEPCQRFFRDGLYSSFVKILTDEAVCSWKAEIQQYIQENNLRLVQLCVLKLNDDVLHLLDLLAMVLSSSSRFHLVNNAKTSENSDYAFSDVVYAKPTEPKPKGWLVDLVNAFGSYNGFDVLRKRVLEGSNLNVQIMAALIRPFGGCADVLTLECLQKYVIPCADRMLEVLESLTDDDLKKEAKNEAKNDAFPSLFRSLKVVYRGDPDRKEMIQKVEEFRMRMILRLLQISSFNGKMNALNEVNKMVLASYGSSSYGRQYEEDETVGAETLVLWIKKNEVLTIVLRDNLHQPQYVEKLEKILQFMIRQKALNQADLDAIWAAQAGKHDAIVKNIHDLLAKLAWNFSAEQLDHLFHCFQESWVQAGKRQREKLIELIRRLAEDDKDGVMAGKVLGLLWNLAHSEDCPTEIMDQALNAHIKILDYSCAAERDQHKSLWLERCLAELKSDTWVLPAIKMMRDIFTMYIEAPHGSSTGHSNYYYRQDMIQNVDSQSSLIELLTTNLECYMSKVRKHCEVNPGATPEDVVLDGRTNHEQQVNDRLTFLKFVLKDGRLYLSLSHAIKIWTCLAKKAVFPSDREACFKWFSKVMGEDPDLEPLGYKQFFEDHVMNLDPALLTESGMKCFDRAFKLVNQNSHKLIAKRHKFVTSNLFMTGIDYIWKVILCGADEIVFKAIELMKDVHTHLSPTLLTRQVAIHVDFIGKCFEHLETSFEVLKVRLEAPERHVHVTQMVRCLTLLREYIAQCDDAHKGERTFLPHGKSSLGKHIMLTVRFPLPSGRQEDLEVSTHGNESLGALRRKIIRLKKGSSSQGIKIDLFLNGEVVNPVEDRRLMHQLSIRERAVLSAKIRYKRHGSPSQDSSSDSSTNSPPTLFDSTSSSETEQSLPGVIMARDPKHCSLLLQIGQMGSQLNASILRDRARELLDLIPSDQKILEKICQCKDKGGFKQLEEMCFQLPPLHTLYHLEVLQSLLLPATSSPDDEQSDSFQLWFIENGGIRLLLKLLESPDFVKDADVNTRKSIYHVTIRLLRLFLASLGMVQAFHWAKELTSESPTKEAAACGRVEQLREALLHLPSIHSDLLLRQIVNWIGQSASKTVLDDVNLVTLETVCCIQRFAWSAAAGAAHLAKASVDAIHKAMESKPIDSESASLCKESLEVLSTLLALQPNLQESLIKERDWQTFIIDLLLMSRNRPLRLTVCDQLFLMVTRCSTTPNPLRFLLTLLFTDLSTVVSENERSSSEYFTLLCKLLSNVRQTEAFAFDAYHKLKLEVEWLKKVKADFQSSRGCTTVEDTLLEGRLKIAKELLQFQPEEVKRRLGSAENGGENLVQELVEEFLCPASKQLSLYKKGVSHLPSESMHVICSSHSTQLAAYDLLVVLCCNCIPNMERLCQLQDELFYSEHEMPLMEWEYMPPIGARPIRGFVGLKNAGATCYMNSVLQMLFMVPSVRDGILKVKGLWKEGEEEEPSFVDEKNEKNQVRSREKSESRKSLIAFWVVQRLNEKVDGDDGTAERGGNSADNIKAYRLGVVKQVQCIFGHLMKSRLQYYTPRGLWKAFRMGDRPVNVREQQDAMEFFNGVVDCIDEGLKTLGHEEIVSKVLGGSFADQKICKGCPHRYAREEKFMSLSVDIRYHGHLLESLEQYVKGDLLEGDNAYFCEKCNRKVDTVKRMCIKSLPPVLMIQLKRFGYDWERDCAVKFNDYMEVPRELDMEPYTVDGLAKIEGERVDVNSDDEGDDEREKSDVGDEKNKQCTKYSLAGVVVHSGQASGGHYYSFIMQRLGESGAQWYKFEDGEVSEAKMDDDEELKAQCFGGEFVGETYDHVTKRMQYRRQKRWWNGYLLFYERVDSPFTEAVNSDAGKLPVLAGAIERGIQKENLEFMHLKALFSIENFRFMRSLVDSVAPLTVVEPMKETQEKLVMLVLKLLTNFLLSYGLRTKKAIRGLAGEWVNSLLSLLKCSKYMRFWFATSALFRHPERFVEYLLECPNQEVRTAFSRLLAYLAYFSHNDGPYVNHSPVYGPASSDIIGAPTSREDQTLSDCIVEAVLNLLNKEVGEHERHISQYFYFFLTYCSFSHAERSQLLKMRVPALFIALALGEGPALIGYRHHATDLSRLYSVVSVLVRCYDVSRHMQHCVKEAEPAPNPFYELSQPEAMHPEIVEALFENQKYLKKVISENAAAEDTLQLFQFLCWENPTMSRMVLTELLYQITYAYAYELRPYLDLLYCMLMLDDSWQHARLLNCVRGFQEDQLDGILDIIRRSTNNQPKRSYQCIKMLVNLFTTSRVANELLKDESIYRPFKASVDWLGDELDKRPYGHSYSYNNWSPPAQSNESSNGYFLERSNSARQTLTKAYDLLPEDEQDEAEPMVDDDVPESESPTGALDGTVPEMSQYHNSQSYGGTSSGADQSEPDQSSPERVTWARDKSRTRVEFSRPTKTTSIDNLDQIDNIPSDSPGQVRNDETIGEADDDGDDDDDDDDNGDHGKK comes from the exons ATGAAAGTGTCGGGAGGCGGCGATCCCAATAGccaagaaggaggaggacaAAATGCAAGCGactccggcggcggcgacggcagtcGTTTAAACGTGAGCGGCGGACTGCCGCCGTTGcgggaagacgaagagagtggcggcggcggcggaggcggcggcggcggcgaaatcgaacgaagCGTTCCGCCGGATCAGCCGCCGCCGTACGAATCGGtggtcgccgccgacgaacggccgccgtcgtcgccaccgccgtcgacgacggaaaatgtTGGCGAAGCGGATTTTCCGGTGAAAGTGTTGCAGAAATTGGACGATAGTTTGAATCGTACGAAGTGGATTGTGCCGGTGACGCCTCGTGGCGATTTGGAGGTCTTGCTTCTGGCTGCGATACAATTGTGCAAGAGAG GCTTGGATTCTCAAAGCGAGCCGTGTCAGAGATTCTTTAGAGACGGTCTCTATTCGTCGTTTGTTAAAATTTTGACGGACGAGGCTGTCTGCTCGTGGAAAGCCGAAATTCAG CAATACATTCAAGAGAACAATCTTCGACTTGTTCAATTGTGCGTTCTCAAGttgaatgacgacgtcttgcaTCTTCTCGATCTTCTTGCAATGGTCTTAAGttcttcgtctcgcttcCACTTAGTGAACAACGCCAAAACGTCTGAAAATTCTGATTAC GCTTTTAGTGACGTAGTCTATGCGAAACCGACAGAACCTAAACCCAAG GGTTGGCTTGTTGATTTGGTGAACGCCTTTGGATCCTACAACGGATTTGACGTCTTGCGAAAGCGCGTACTCGAAGGCAGCAACCTGAACGTGCAGATCATGGCTGCGCTGATTCG ACCTTTTGGCGGCTGCGCTGACGTTTTGACTTTGGAATGCCTTCAAAAATACGTGATTCCGTGCGCCGATCGAATGCTGGAGGTGTTGGAGAGtctcaccgacgacgatttgaaaaaggaggCGAAAAACGAGGCAAAGAACGACGCTTTTCCGTCTCTATTTCGA TCTTTGAAAGTTGTTTATCGGGGCGATCCGGATCGAAAGGAGATGATTCAAAAAGTGGAGGAATTTAGAATGAGGATGATATTGAG GCTCCTTCAAATATCGTCGTTCAATGGAAAAATGAACGCTCTCAACGAAGTGAACAAAATGGTTTTGGCGTCGTACGGTTCATCGTCGTACGGACGACAATACGAGGAGGACGAAACTGTCGGCGCGGAAACGCTAGTG TTGTGGatcaagaaaaacgaagttTTGACTATCGTCTTGCGCGACAATCTTCACCAGCCTCAATACGTCGAGAAACTGGAGAAAATTTTGCAGTTCATGATTCGACAGAAGGCGTTGAATCAGGCGGATTTGGATGCCATTTGGGCCGCTCAG GCTGGAAAGCATGATGCAATCGTGAAGAACATACACGATCTTTTGGCGAAGTTGGCGTGGAATTTTTCTGCTGAGCAGCTTGATCATCTTTTTCATTGCTTTCAG GAGAGTTGGGTGCAAGCCGGAAAGCGTCAGAGGGAGAAATTGATCGAATTGATTCGGCGATTGGCTGAAGACGACAAGGATGGCGTAATGGCTGGGAAG GTGTTAGGCTTGCTATGGAACCTAGCACATTCAGAAGACTGCCCTACCGAAATAATGGATCAAGCTCTAAATGCCCACATCAAAATATTAGACTACAGCTGTGCAGCA GAACGAGATCAGCACAAGAGTTTGTGGCTTGAACGATGCCTTGCCGAGTTGAAGAGCGACACGTGGGTCCTTCCAGCGATCAAGATGATGCGAGACATTTTCACCATGTACATTGAG GCACCGCACGGCTCGTCCACTGGCCATTCGAATTACTACTATAGGCAGGACATGATTCAGAATGTCGACTCCCAATCAAGTCTGATTGAACTTCTGACGACCAATTTGGAATGCTACATGAGCAAAGTGAGAAAACACTGCGAAG TCAATCCTGGCGCAACTCCCGAGGACGTCGTCCTTGACGGTAGAACGAATCACGAACAACAGGTGAATGACCGACTGACGTTTCTCAA ATTCGTTCTCAAGGATGGGAGGCTGTACCTTTCTCTGAGCCACGCAATCAAG atttggaCTTGTTTGGCTAAGAAAGCCGTTTTTCCTTCTGATAGGGAGGCCTGTTTCAAATGGTTTTCAAAG GTTATGGGAGAAGATCCCGATTTGGAACCCCTAGGCTACAAACAGTTCTTTGAAGATCACGTCATGAATCTAGATCCCGCTCTGTTGACTGAAAGCGGAATGAA ATGTTTTGATCGTGCGTTCAAACTGGTAAACCAGAACAGTCATAAATTGATTGCAAAGAGGCACAAATTCGTCACGTCGAATCTATTCATGACCGGAATCGACTACATATGGAAG GTGATTCTATGTGGCGCTGATGAAATCGTGTTCAAGGCAATAGAACTCATGAAAGACGTTCACACTCATCTCTCGCCTACTCTATTGACCCGTCAA GTGGCCATTCACGTAGATTTCATAGGAAAATGTTTCGAGCATCTCGAGACGTCTTTCGAAGTGCTGAAAGTTCGTCTTGAGGCGCCCGAacggcacgtgcacgtcACTCAAATGGTCCGCTGTCTGACGCTTCTTCGAGAATACATCGCCcaatgcgacgacgctcACAAAGGCGAGAGAACGTTTCTGCCCCACGGAAA GTCGTCGCTTGGGAAACACATCATGTTGACCGTGCGCTTTCCTCTTCCGTCGGGACGACAGGAGGATTTGGAAGTGTCGACGCACGGCAACGAATCTTTAGGAGCGTTGCGTCGCAAGATCATACGATT GAAAAAagggtcgtcgtcgcaggGAATCAAAATCGATTTATTTCTCAACGGAGAGGTGGTGAATCCGGTGGAAGATCGCCGACTGATGCACCAGCTTTCGATTCGAGAGAGAGCG gtTTTGTCCGCGAAAATTCGTTATAAACGACACGGATCGCCGTCTCAGGATTCCTCttccgattcgtcgacgaattcgccaCCGACTCTTTTTGACAGCACTTCGAGTTCCGAGACAGAGCAAAGTCTTCCTGGAGTG ATAATGGCTAGGGATCCGAAACACTGTtcgcttctccttcaaatTGGTCAGATGGGAAGCCAGTTGAACGCGTCCATTCTTCGCGACAGGGCGCGCGAACTGTTGGACTTGATTCCGTCCGATCAGAAAATACTCGAGAAAATTTGTCAgtgcaaagacaaaggaggTTTTAAGCAACTCGAGGAGATGTGTTTTCAACTTCCTCCGCTTCACACACTCTATCATCTAGAG GTTTTGcagtcgcttcttcttcctgcgacgtcgtctcccgacgacgagcaatcGGATTCGTTTCAGCTTTGGTTCATCGAAAACGGGGGCATTCGACTGCTTCTGAAATTGCTGGAGAGTCCCGATTTCGTCAAGGACGCCGACGTGAACACGAGAAA ATCGATTTATCATGTGACTATAAGACTGCTGCGTCTCTTTCTCGCATCGCTCGGAATGGTTCAAGCGTTTCATTGGGCGAAGGAGTTGACCAGTGAAAGTCCAACGAAAGAGGCGGCCGCGTGCGGCCGAGTCGAACAGCTACGCGAAGCGCTTTTGCACCTACCTAGCATTCATTCGGACTTACTACTGAGACAGATTGTCAACTGGATAGGCCAATCGGCTTCAAAGACA GTTTTAGACGACGTGAATCTAGTCACTTTAGAAACGGTTTGTTGTATACAGCGGTTCGCCTGgagcgcggcggcgggagcCGCTCACTTAGCCAAGGCGTCAGTGGACGCGATTCACAAGGCCATGGAATCG AAACCCATTGATTCAGAGAGCGCTTCACTTTGTAAAGAATCTTTGGAG GTGCTTTCCACTCTACTCGCACTTCAGCCCAACTTGCAGGAATCCTTGATCAAAGAGCGCGACTGGCAGACGTTTATTATAGACCTATTGCTAATGAGTAGAAACAG GCCTCTTCGGCTCACTGTCTGTGATCAACTTTTCCTCATGGTGACTCGATGCTCCACGACGCCGAACcctcttcgtttccttctcACGCTCTTGTTCACTGATCTATCC ACTGTAGTTTCGGAGAACGAACGGTCTTCTTCCGAATATTTCACTCTTCTTTGCAA ATTGCTAAGCAATGTGCGGCAGACGGAGGCGTTTGCTTTCGACGCCTATCACAAACTGAAACTCGAAGTGGAGTGGCtgaaaaaagtcaaa GCTGACTTCCAGTCGTCTCGAGGCTGTACGACAGTCGAAGATACTCTTCTCGAAGGTCGCTTAAAAATTGCGAAAGAACTGTTGCAATTTCAACCGGAAGAAGTGAAGCGTCGACTCGGATCAGCAGAAAATGGGGGCGAGAACCTCGTCCAGGAGCTCGTCGAAGAGTTTCTCTGCCCGGCGTCGAAGCAGCTCAGTCTCTACAAAAAGGGAGTCT CTCATCTTCCCTCTGAGTCGATGCACGTGATTTGTTCGTCGCATTCTACGCAACTTGCTGCCTATGATCTACTTGTCGTCTTGTGCTGCAACTGCATTCCTAATATGGAACGACTCTGCCAGCTTCAGGACGAACTTTTCTACTCTG AACACGAAATGCCGTTGATGGAGTGGGAATACATGCCTCCCATTGGCGCTAGACCGATCCGTGGTTTTGTTGGACTAAAAAATGCCGGAGCCACGTGCTACATGAATTCCGTTTTGCAAATg CTGTTTATGGTTCCCTCGGTGCGAGACGGCATTCTCAAAGTCAAAGGCCTGtggaaagaaggcgaagaagaggagccgtcgttcgtcgacgaaaagaacgaaaaaaatcagGTGCGTTCGCGCGAGAAAAGCGAATCGAGAAAAAGTCTCATCGCTTTTTGGGTCGTGCAGCGTCTAAACGAAAAAgtagacggcgacgatggaaCGGCGGAAAGGGGGGGCAACAGCGCGGACAACATCAAGGCGTATCGCTTGGGCGTCGTGAAGCAAGTCCAATGCATTTTCGGTCATTTGATGAAGAGTCGCCTTCAGTATTACACGCCACGGGGTCTCTGGAAAGCGTTCAG AATGGGCGATCGGCCGGTGAACGTGCGCGAACAACAGGACGCCATGGAGTTCTTCAACGGCGTTGTGGACTGCATAGACGAGGGCTTGAAAACGTTGGGTCACGAGGAAATCGTGTCGAAGGTTCTCGGCGGTTCTTTTGCCGATCAGAAAATTTGCAAAGGCTGTCCGCACCGATACGCTCGCGAGGAGAAATTCATGTCGCTCTCCGTGGACATTCGCTATCACGGTCATCTCCTCGAGTCGTTGGAGCAGTACGTCAAAGGCGATTTGCTCGAGGGCGATAACGCGTATTTCTGCGAGAAATGCAACAGAAAG GTTGACACGGTGAAGAGAATGTGCATCAAATCGTTGCCTCCTGTGCTGATGATACAGCTCAAACGATTCGGCTACGATTGGGAACG TGACTGCGCTGTCAAATTCAACGACTACATGGAAGTTCCGCGCGAACTCGACATGGAACCGTACACTGTCGACGGCCTGGCGAAAATCGAAggcgaacgcgtcgacgtgaacagcgacgacgaaggcgacgacgagagagaaaaaagcgacgtgGGAGACGAGAAGAATAAGCAATGCACTAAGTACAGTCTTGCTGGCGTCGTCGTACACAGCGGCCAGGCAAGCGGAGGCCACTACTACAGTTTCATAATGCAGAG GTTGGGCGAAAGTGGGGCTCAGTGGTACAAATTTGAAGACGGCGAAGTGTCCGAAGCGAAgatggacgacgacgag GAATTGAAAGCTCAATGCTTCGGTGGCgaattcgtcggcgagacgTACGACCACGTTACGAAAAG GATGCAGTATCGTCGTCAGAAGCGCTGGTGGAACGGCTACCTGCTGTTCTACGAACGCGTCGATTCGCCCTTCACCG AGGCGGTCAACAGCGATGCGGGAAAACTGCCTGTTCTTGCCGGCGCAATCGAGCGCGGAatacagaaagaaaatctcGAATTTATGCATCTGAAGGCGTTGTTCAGTATAGAAAATTTTCGTTTCATGAGAAGCCTCGTCGATTCGGTCGCCCCTCTCACTGTCGTCGAGCCGATG AAGGAAACGCAGGAGAAATTGGTCATGCTCGTTTTAAAGCTCTTGACGAATTTCTTGCTTTCCTACGGCCTTCgaacgaaaaaggcgataCGAGGATTGGCCGGCGAATGGGTCAACAGTCTCCTGTCGTTGCTCAAGTGCAGTAAGTATATGCGTTTCTGGTTTGCTACATCGGCGCTCTTTCGCCATCCGGAACGCTTCGTGGAGTATCTCCTCGAGTGTCCCAATCAAGAA GTTCGCACGGCTTTTAGTCGCCTTCTTGCCTACCTTGCTTACTTTTCCCACAACGACGGCCCCTACGTCAATCACTCGCCTGTCTACGGTCCTGCCTCCTCTGACATTATTGGAG CTCCGACGTCTCGCGAAGATCAAACCCTTAGCGACTGCATCGTAGAAGCCGTTCTCAATCTCCTAAACAAGGAAGTGGGCGAACACGAGCGTCACATCAGCCAGTATTTCTACTTCTTTCTGACGTACTGCTCTTTCTCTCATGCCGAG cgTTCTCAATTGCTGAAAATGCGCGTACCGGCCTTATTCATAGCGCTCGCTTTGGGCGAGGGTCCCGCTCTGATTGGCTACCGGCACCACGCGACCGATTTGTCGCGTCTGTATAGCGTCGTGTCGGTGCTCGTGCGTTGCTACGACGTATCCCGTCACATGCAGCATTGCGTCAAG GAAGCCGAACCGGCTCCAAATCCGTTCTACGAGCTGTCTCAGCCGGAGGCAATGCACCCAGAAATTGTCGAGGCTTTGTTTGAGAATCAGAA GTATCTGAAAAAGGTCATTAGCGAAAACGCTGCTGCTGAAGACACTTTGCAATTATTTCAA TTTCTTTGTTGGGAAAATCCTACGATGTCGCGCATGGTTTTAACCGAATTGCTCTATCAG ATTACGTACGCGTACGCGTACGAACTCCGACCCTACTTGGATTTGCTCTACTGTATGCTCATGCTGGACGACTCCTGGCAGCATGCTCGTCTCCTAAACTGCGTCAGAG GATTCCAAGAAGATCAGCTTGACGGTATCTTGGATATAATTCGCAGATCAACAAATAACCAGCCGAAGAGATCGTACCAGTGCATCAAAATGCTTGTCAATCTGTTCACAAC ATCTCGAGTGGCGAATGAACTTCTCAAAGACGAGTCCATTTACCGACCTTTTAAAGCGTCAGTCGATTGGCTAGGAGACGAACTCGACAAA CGTCCCTACGGTCACTCATATTCGTACAACAACTGGTCTCCGCCAGCGCAGTCAAACGAATCGTCCAACGG ATATTTTCTGGAACGGTCGAACAGCGCCAGACAGACACTTACAAAAGCCTACGATTTACTACCGGAAGAC GAGCAAGACGAAGCGGAGCCGAtggtcgacgatgacgttccCGAAAGCGAGAGTCCGACGGGAGCGCTTGACGGGACCGTACCGGAGATGAGTCAGTACCACAACAGTCAGTCCTACGGCGGGACGTCGTCGGGTGCGGACCAGTCGGAGCCGGACCAATCGTCGCCGGAACGCGTTACGTGGGCGCGCGACAAGTCGAGGACTCGCGTGGAATTCTCGCgaccgacgaaaacgacgtcgatcgacaATTTGGACCAGATTGACAATATTCCGAGCGACAGTCCCGGCCAAgtgcgaaacgacgaaacgatcggcgaagcggacgacgatggcgacgacgacgacgacgacgacgacaacgggGACCATGGCAAAAAGTAA